GGCGCCGACGAGGAAGAGCTCGTCGCCGAAGAAGCGCGCGTACGAGTCCTTCAGGTTCGCGCGATGGTCGCGCAGCGACTTGACCTCGCTGCCGACGAGGGCGAGGCCCGCCTCGAAGCGCTCGGTGATCGTGTAGTCGTGAAAGGCCCGCCGGTTGACGGTGATGTCGCGCTCGCGGGCCTCCTTGGTCACCCCGTGGCCCTCACCATCGCAACCTCCGCGCGCTTCTCTCGCATCCGGTTCCGCTCGTCGACGAACACGACCTTCGGCTCGTGCGCACGCGCCGCCGCCTCCTCCATCCAGGTGAACGCCGCGATGATCACGAGGTCGCCGGGCCGGACGAGATGCGCAGCCGCGCCGTTCACGCAGACGACGCCGCTGTCGGGCGGGCCCTCAACGGCGTAGGTCTCGAAGCGATTGCCGTTGGTGACGTCCCACACGCAGACGGCCTCGTTCGACAGGAGGTCCGCAGCGTCCAACAGCCGGCGGTCGATCGTGATCGAGCCCTCGTAGTCGACGTTGGCCTCGGTCACGGTGGCGCGATGGATCTTCGCCCGGAGCATCTTGCGCGTC
The Deltaproteobacteria bacterium genome window above contains:
- a CDS encoding aspartate 1-decarboxylase; translation: MLRAKIHRATVTEANVDYEGSITIDRRLLDAADLLSNEAVCVWDVTNGNRFETYAVEGPPDSGVVCVNGAAAHLVRPGDLVIIAAFTWMEEAAARAHEPKVVFVDERNRMREKRAEVAMVRATG